One genomic segment of Streptomyces niveus includes these proteins:
- a CDS encoding ABC transporter ATP-binding protein, translated as MTASTPPTAPVLDLKNLVRRYGSLTAVDDVSLQLPAGARHAVIGPNGAGKTTLLNLIAGTDRPDHGTIALGGTDITRTATAKRSRLGIARSFQQPSVIGELTVLENIVLAGWRHHPLRRGAWRRPSRYRQHAESAERHLEAVGLADSARRPAADLSHGQRRMLDLAAALAGDPRLMLLDEPAAGLTDGDIGRLLTILRGLPDSVAVILVEHHVEVVAELADTVTVLAAGRVLITGPTAEALAHPEVRDAYHATGARDTAEARG; from the coding sequence ATGACAGCCAGCACGCCACCCACGGCGCCGGTACTGGACCTGAAGAACCTCGTCCGGCGGTACGGGAGCCTCACCGCCGTCGACGACGTCAGCCTCCAACTCCCCGCCGGAGCACGGCACGCCGTCATCGGGCCCAACGGCGCGGGCAAGACCACCCTGCTCAACCTCATCGCCGGTACCGACCGTCCCGACCACGGCACCATCGCGCTGGGCGGCACGGACATCACCCGTACGGCCACCGCGAAGCGCAGCCGTCTCGGGATCGCCCGCAGCTTCCAACAGCCGTCCGTCATCGGCGAGTTGACGGTGCTGGAGAACATCGTGCTGGCCGGCTGGCGGCATCACCCGCTGCGCCGGGGTGCCTGGCGACGGCCGTCCCGCTACCGGCAGCACGCCGAGTCCGCCGAGCGGCACCTGGAGGCCGTCGGCCTCGCCGACTCCGCGCGCAGGCCCGCCGCCGACCTGTCCCACGGCCAACGCCGCATGCTCGACCTGGCGGCGGCGCTCGCGGGCGACCCGCGGCTGATGCTGCTCGACGAGCCCGCCGCCGGACTGACGGACGGCGACATCGGCCGGCTGCTCACGATCCTGCGGGGCCTCCCGGACAGCGTGGCCGTCATCCTGGTGGAGCACCACGTCGAGGTCGTCGCCGAACTCGCCGACACGGTGACCGTACTGGCGGCCGGACGAGTCCTGATCACCGGCCCCACCGCCGAGGCGCTCGCCCATCCGGAGGTCCGCGACGCGTACCACGCCACGGGCGCCCGCGACACAGCAGAAGCGAGAGGGTGA
- a CDS encoding ABC transporter ATP-binding protein, protein MLELTGLTAGYHGGTVLHDLDLTVPAGSVHAIVGHNGAGKTTLVHTVAGFIRPSAGSVRLNGEDMTGQPAHRVARAGIGLVPQGRRVFAGLTVAEHLRLSYRPPRRGDATRPSAWTPARVLELLPRLGERRGNRGTDLSGGEQQMLALARALLGSPSVLLMDEPTEGLAPGLVKQVYELVGTLADEGIAVLLVSPSPTQAAECARTLTVLTSGRPTLRMSGEDARADPSRLHEALELTPIRSGAH, encoded by the coding sequence ATGCTGGAACTCACCGGCCTGACGGCGGGCTACCACGGCGGCACCGTCCTGCACGACCTCGATCTGACCGTCCCCGCCGGCTCCGTCCACGCGATCGTGGGCCACAACGGGGCGGGCAAGACCACCCTCGTCCACACCGTGGCGGGGTTCATCCGCCCGTCCGCCGGCTCGGTACGGCTGAACGGCGAGGACATGACCGGGCAGCCCGCGCACCGGGTGGCCCGCGCCGGGATCGGCCTCGTGCCGCAGGGGCGCCGGGTCTTCGCCGGGCTCACCGTCGCGGAGCACCTGCGGCTCTCCTACCGCCCACCGCGCCGCGGCGACGCGACCCGGCCCAGCGCGTGGACCCCGGCGCGGGTGCTGGAGCTGCTGCCGCGCCTGGGTGAACGCCGGGGCAACCGGGGCACGGACCTGTCCGGCGGCGAGCAGCAGATGCTCGCCCTGGCGCGTGCGCTGCTCGGCTCGCCGAGCGTGCTGCTGATGGACGAGCCGACGGAGGGGCTGGCGCCCGGCCTGGTCAAGCAGGTCTACGAACTGGTCGGCACCCTGGCGGACGAGGGGATCGCGGTGCTGCTGGTCTCCCCGAGCCCCACGCAGGCGGCGGAGTGCGCCCGCACGCTCACGGTCCTCACCTCGGGCCGCCCGACACTCCGCATGTCCGGCGAGGACGCGCGCGCCGACCCGTCAAGACTCCACGAGGCCCTGGAACTGACCCCGATCCGCTCCGGTGCGCACTGA
- a CDS encoding FAD-dependent monooxygenase — protein sequence MRGGSVAVVGGSIAGCATALAVSRGGAGKVTVFERADAQLRDRGVGIALHNDRYDELQSAGYVAAEMPWAPLTRRVWSVRDGEAEHGRAVGEQPFPFRAYNWGSLWSELRRRVPEEVDYRSGALVGAVEPDSDGVTLQLADGQRERFDAVIGADGYRSVVREAMFPGLSATYAGYIGWRGTSADVADLPSDGNDAHNVVFPGGHCMIYRIPDGVGGHRLNWVLYTAPPESEDLHPDLKTPTSLPPGRLNSALTAHLRALVADNFPPYWAARVLRTPAETTFIQPIYDLEVPQYTSERMLLVGDAASVARPHIGGGSVKALQDATALEAAAVAGGSWKEIAEAYDTNRGAVGASLVALARRMGSAQVENTPEWGAMGQAEFDAWWQAQNSGSDRNSGFGGHRLK from the coding sequence ATGCGTGGAGGCAGCGTCGCCGTCGTCGGCGGCAGCATAGCGGGGTGTGCCACGGCTCTCGCCGTGTCCCGCGGTGGAGCCGGGAAGGTCACCGTCTTCGAGCGGGCCGACGCCCAACTCCGTGACAGGGGAGTCGGGATCGCCCTCCACAACGACCGGTACGACGAGCTCCAGAGCGCTGGATACGTGGCCGCCGAGATGCCCTGGGCGCCGCTGACCCGGCGGGTGTGGAGCGTGCGGGACGGCGAGGCGGAGCACGGACGGGCCGTCGGCGAACAGCCGTTCCCGTTCCGCGCCTACAACTGGGGTTCCCTGTGGAGCGAGTTGCGGCGCCGCGTGCCCGAAGAGGTCGACTACCGCTCCGGTGCGCTCGTCGGCGCGGTGGAGCCCGACTCGGACGGTGTGACCCTGCAACTCGCCGACGGACAGCGGGAACGCTTCGACGCCGTGATCGGGGCGGACGGTTACCGCTCCGTCGTCCGCGAGGCGATGTTCCCCGGGCTCAGCGCGACGTACGCCGGTTACATCGGCTGGCGCGGCACCTCGGCGGACGTCGCGGACCTCCCCTCCGACGGCAACGACGCGCACAACGTGGTCTTCCCCGGCGGCCACTGCATGATCTACCGGATCCCCGACGGCGTCGGCGGACACCGGCTCAACTGGGTGCTCTACACCGCCCCGCCGGAGTCCGAGGACCTCCACCCGGACCTCAAGACACCGACGTCGCTGCCGCCGGGCCGGCTCAACTCGGCGCTCACCGCGCACCTCCGGGCCCTCGTGGCGGACAACTTCCCGCCGTACTGGGCGGCCCGGGTGCTCCGTACGCCCGCCGAGACCACCTTCATCCAGCCCATCTACGACCTGGAGGTGCCGCAGTACACCTCCGAGCGGATGCTGCTCGTCGGCGACGCCGCCAGCGTCGCCCGGCCGCACATCGGCGGCGGCAGCGTGAAGGCGCTCCAGGACGCGACCGCCCTGGAGGCCGCGGCGGTGGCCGGGGGGAGCTGGAAGGAGATCGCGGAGGCGTACGACACCAACCGTGGTGCGGTCGGCGCCTCGCTGGTCGCGCTGGCCCGCAGGATGGGCAGCGCGCAGGTCGAGAACACGCCGGAGTGGGGGGCGATGGGGCAGGCGGAGTTCGACGCGTGGTGGCAGGCGCAGAACAGTGGGTCCGACCGGAACAGCGGGTTCGGTGGGCACCGGCTGAAGTGA
- a CDS encoding glycoside hydrolase family 97 catalytic domain-containing protein — protein MTNSRPGSAKRWRAVCATALAGVLGLGTPAAAQDDAAGPRPAGSDWTVSRGGPTAAVRLDPADGTVTLAVRDGNRTLVEPSPVGIVTEDADLTHGLRLVDRKDRRIAERYTTVVGKERRRTVDMAESRFTLQGAGGARVDLVVRAADDGVAYRYVLPAGGGAVLREGSGFVLPADAPARLSDYSVNYEQPYDGTTAAGASSGQYAYPALFQVGDDHVLLTEADIDGRYPASRLTHTTGGGRYDVTLADPSVPLPEGGPLATPWRTVIAGDLATVTESTLVDDLAPPSRVADTSWIRPGTVAWSWLAGFGAAQRSLETQQRFVDYAAAHGWEYSLVDDGWNTTDWMPQLMEYAERRGVGVLLWMHWTDLDTPAERTRQLDRVKEWGAAGLKIDFMDSDSRERMEWYDEILRETADRELMVNFHGSTLPHGIQRTWPHVMTMEGVHGAEQGDVQADDMATLPYTRNVVGSMDFTPMGFQFGRRNNTEAAELALSVVYESGFQNYAGSVEAYRARPETARFLDQVPTVWDESRLVDGTPGEGATFARRHGDRWFLGSVTAGDGGTGRVPLSFLGSGAWRVDLVRDGADGVVRQSQVMDRQDVLTVPVLADGGFAAQICRAVPGRDSCDRPVDTVPVGTLSVTPAKADALPGATVDVAASFVLDEAGPAEDVTLSARTPEGWTVDGDGATADELADGAELTASWRVTVPADPVYGATEIPVTVTYRDPDARRGAPPLTVERTVRVFVAREGTVYVSSLPFTAEKNGWGPVERDLSNGENGAGDGGPLRLGGTTYDKGLGVHALSEVTVDLNGAYDRFTAWAGIDEEKPDKGSVAFEVIGDGKVLAHSGVLGPTDAAYAFDVDVSEIRQLTLRVTDAGDGIDSDHADWADAQLVRSQG, from the coding sequence ATGACGAACAGCAGACCAGGATCGGCGAAGCGATGGCGTGCCGTCTGCGCGACCGCTCTCGCGGGGGTGCTCGGCCTGGGAACCCCCGCGGCGGCCCAGGACGACGCGGCCGGCCCCCGACCCGCCGGCTCGGACTGGACCGTCTCCCGCGGCGGGCCCACCGCCGCCGTACGGCTCGACCCCGCCGACGGCACAGTCACCCTCGCCGTACGGGACGGGAACCGCACCCTCGTCGAGCCCTCCCCCGTCGGCATCGTCACCGAGGACGCCGACCTGACGCACGGGCTGCGCCTGGTGGACCGGAAGGACCGCCGTATCGCCGAGCGGTACACCACCGTCGTCGGCAAGGAGCGCCGCCGCACCGTCGACATGGCCGAGTCGCGGTTCACCCTCCAGGGGGCGGGCGGCGCGCGGGTCGACCTGGTCGTGCGCGCGGCCGACGACGGAGTCGCCTACCGCTACGTACTCCCCGCCGGCGGCGGCGCGGTGCTGCGCGAGGGGTCCGGCTTCGTCCTGCCGGCGGACGCACCGGCCCGGCTGAGCGACTACTCGGTCAACTACGAGCAGCCGTACGACGGGACGACCGCCGCCGGAGCGTCGAGCGGCCAGTACGCGTACCCCGCGCTCTTCCAGGTGGGCGACGACCACGTACTGCTGACCGAGGCGGACATCGACGGCCGCTATCCCGCGAGCCGGCTCACACACACGACGGGCGGCGGGCGCTACGACGTGACGCTGGCCGACCCCTCCGTGCCCCTGCCCGAAGGCGGGCCGCTCGCGACCCCCTGGCGGACCGTGATCGCGGGCGACCTGGCGACCGTGACGGAGTCCACGCTCGTGGACGACCTGGCCCCGCCCTCCCGTGTCGCGGACACCTCCTGGATCCGCCCCGGCACCGTCGCCTGGTCCTGGCTCGCCGGGTTCGGCGCGGCGCAGCGCAGCCTGGAGACCCAGCAGCGGTTCGTGGACTACGCGGCGGCGCACGGCTGGGAGTACTCCCTGGTGGACGACGGCTGGAACACCACCGACTGGATGCCGCAGCTGATGGAGTACGCCGAACGGCGGGGCGTGGGCGTCCTGTTGTGGATGCACTGGACCGATCTCGACACACCCGCCGAGCGCACTCGGCAGCTCGACAGGGTCAAGGAGTGGGGCGCGGCCGGGCTGAAGATCGACTTCATGGACTCGGACTCGCGTGAACGCATGGAGTGGTACGACGAGATCCTCCGGGAGACCGCGGACCGTGAGCTGATGGTCAACTTCCACGGTTCGACGCTGCCGCACGGCATCCAGCGCACCTGGCCGCACGTCATGACGATGGAGGGCGTGCACGGCGCCGAGCAGGGCGATGTCCAGGCCGACGACATGGCGACCCTGCCCTACACCCGTAACGTGGTCGGCTCCATGGACTTCACGCCCATGGGCTTCCAGTTCGGGCGGCGCAACAACACCGAGGCCGCCGAACTGGCGCTCTCCGTCGTGTACGAGTCCGGGTTCCAGAACTACGCGGGCAGCGTCGAGGCGTACCGCGCCCGGCCCGAGACCGCCCGGTTCCTCGACCAGGTCCCGACCGTCTGGGACGAGAGCCGGCTCGTCGACGGTACGCCCGGCGAGGGGGCGACGTTCGCGCGCAGGCACGGCGACCGGTGGTTCCTCGGCTCCGTCACGGCGGGCGACGGGGGCACCGGGCGCGTCCCGCTGAGCTTCCTGGGGTCCGGGGCGTGGCGGGTCGACCTCGTACGGGACGGCGCGGACGGCGTCGTACGCCAGAGTCAGGTGATGGATCGTCAGGACGTACTCACGGTGCCGGTGTTGGCGGACGGCGGCTTCGCCGCGCAGATCTGCCGCGCCGTGCCCGGCCGCGACAGCTGCGACCGGCCGGTGGACACGGTGCCCGTCGGCACGCTGTCCGTCACCCCCGCGAAGGCCGACGCCCTGCCGGGCGCGACGGTCGACGTCGCCGCGAGCTTCGTCCTGGACGAGGCGGGCCCCGCCGAGGACGTGACGCTCAGCGCCCGTACCCCCGAGGGCTGGACGGTCGACGGCGACGGCGCGACGGCGGACGAACTGGCCGACGGGGCCGAACTGACCGCGTCCTGGCGGGTCACGGTCCCCGCCGACCCCGTGTACGGGGCGACGGAGATCCCGGTGACGGTGACCTACCGGGACCCGGACGCCCGGCGGGGCGCGCCGCCGCTGACGGTCGAGCGCACGGTGCGCGTCTTCGTGGCACGCGAAGGCACCGTGTACGTCAGCTCGTTGCCGTTCACCGCCGAGAAGAACGGCTGGGGCCCGGTCGAGCGCGACCTCTCCAACGGCGAGAACGGCGCGGGCGACGGCGGCCCCCTGCGGCTCGGCGGCACGACGTACGACAAGGGACTCGGAGTGCACGCGCTCTCCGAGGTGACCGTCGACCTGAACGGCGCGTACGACCGCTTCACGGCATGGGCCGGCATCGACGAGGAGAAGCCGGACAAGGGCTCGGTCGCCTTCGAGGTGATCGGCGACGGCAAGGTCCTGGCCCACAGCGGCGTGCTGGGCCCGACGGACGCGGCGTACGCGTTCGACGTCGATGTCAGCGAAATCCGGCAGCTGACACTGCGCGTCACGGACGCCGGCGACGGCATCGACTCGGACCACGCCGACTGGGCGGACGCCCAGCTGGTGCGGTCACAGGGGTAG
- a CDS encoding hemerythrin domain-containing protein gives MGTSAIPGNAPDNAPGDRLTAFGNQLIDVHIWLREELARLQDDVDDYLAGDGERPRELQAHCLAFCSALTRHHTAEDDTVFPELARRVPELAPVLEQLAHDHHMVTAILGRLQDLLDGVSPAPDAAEARRVRGELDGLVALMESHFTYEEKKLVAALNALDTPLPDDFALRDTRRG, from the coding sequence ATGGGGACCTCCGCCATACCGGGCAACGCGCCGGACAACGCGCCGGGCGACCGCCTCACGGCGTTCGGCAATCAGCTCATCGATGTGCACATCTGGCTCCGCGAGGAGCTTGCCCGGCTTCAGGACGACGTCGACGACTACCTCGCGGGCGACGGTGAGCGCCCACGCGAACTACAGGCGCACTGCCTCGCGTTCTGCTCCGCCCTGACCCGGCACCACACGGCGGAGGACGACACCGTCTTCCCCGAACTGGCGCGACGGGTTCCCGAGTTGGCGCCCGTACTGGAACAGCTCGCGCACGACCACCACATGGTGACCGCCATCCTCGGCCGGCTCCAGGACCTGCTCGACGGCGTGAGCCCGGCCCCGGACGCCGCGGAGGCACGCCGGGTGCGGGGTGAACTGGACGGTCTCGTCGCGCTGATGGAGTCCCACTTCACGTACGAGGAGAAGAAGCTGGTCGCCGCGCTCAACGCGCTGGACACACCACTGCCCGACGACTTCGCCCTGCGGGACACGCGCCGCGGGTAG
- a CDS encoding Ku protein, giving the protein MRSIWNGAISFGLVSIPIKLVNATESRSISFRQIHLADGGRIRYRKVCELDEEEVTSAEIGKAYEDADGSMIPISDDDLAQLPLPTAKTIEIVGFVPETSIDPLQVGSAYYIAANGVPAAKPYTLLREALKRSEKVAIAKFALRGRERLGMVRVLGDVIALHGLLWPDEIRQPEGVAPETEVSIRDAELDLADALMDTLGEVELESLHDDYREAVEELIAAKAGGGELAVPEGAGERRGGKVLDLMAALESSVRAAKESRGEGAGGGDGDHAEVTHLPTGKKTAGAKKSASKTASKTASKAAAGKTAADKKTPAKKTAAKKTATGRTAAKKTVAKKTTAKKAPARKRTA; this is encoded by the coding sequence GTGCGATCCATATGGAACGGCGCAATCTCCTTCGGTCTGGTGAGCATCCCGATCAAGCTGGTCAATGCCACCGAGAGCCGCTCGATCTCGTTCCGGCAGATCCATTTGGCGGACGGCGGCCGGATTCGTTACCGGAAGGTCTGCGAGCTGGACGAGGAGGAGGTCACCTCGGCCGAGATCGGCAAGGCGTACGAGGACGCGGACGGGTCGATGATCCCGATCTCGGACGACGACCTCGCCCAGCTCCCGCTGCCGACGGCCAAGACGATTGAGATCGTGGGGTTCGTGCCCGAGACGTCGATCGATCCGCTCCAGGTGGGCTCGGCGTACTACATCGCGGCGAACGGCGTCCCGGCCGCGAAGCCGTACACGCTGCTGCGCGAGGCCCTGAAGCGCAGCGAGAAGGTGGCGATCGCGAAATTCGCGCTGCGCGGGCGCGAGCGGCTGGGCATGGTGCGGGTCCTCGGTGATGTCATCGCGCTGCACGGGCTGCTGTGGCCGGACGAGATCCGGCAGCCGGAGGGGGTGGCGCCGGAGACGGAGGTCAGCATCAGGGACGCCGAACTCGACCTGGCCGACGCCCTGATGGACACGCTCGGCGAGGTCGAACTGGAATCCCTCCACGACGACTACCGGGAGGCCGTCGAGGAACTGATCGCCGCCAAGGCGGGCGGCGGGGAGCTGGCGGTTCCGGAGGGGGCGGGGGAGCGGCGCGGGGGCAAGGTGCTGGACCTGATGGCGGCGCTGGAGAGCAGTGTGCGGGCGGCGAAGGAGTCCCGGGGCGAGGGGGCCGGGGGCGGGGACGGGGATCACGCGGAGGTGACGCACCTGCCGACGGGCAAGAAGACGGCGGGCGCGAAGAAGAGCGCGTCGAAGACCGCCTCGAAGACGGCGTCCAAGGCCGCGGCGGGCAAGACCGCGGCGGACAAGAAGACGCCGGCGAAGAAGACAGCGGCGAAGAAGACGGCGACGGGCAGGACCGCAGCGAAGAAGACGGTGGCCAAGAAGACCACGGCGAAGAAGGCCCCGGCGAGGAAGCGCACGGCCTGA
- the ligD gene encoding non-homologous end-joining DNA ligase — translation MTPIAEVEGRRIALSNLEKVLYPATGTTKGEVLHYCATSAGALLSHLANRPVSFLRYPDGPAGQLFFTKNPPPGTPSWVRRATVPRSAEQSAEQVLVEDLATLMWAANLVVEFHTPQWQVDSPARADRIVFDLDPGEPATVVECCAAALWLRERLTVDGLNAYAKTSGSKGLHLLVPLEPTPSREVSAYAKSLAVEAEAELPHLVVHRMARALRPGKVFVDHSQNSAAKTTAAPYTLRARTEPTVSAPVSWEEVGDCAAPEDLVFRIGDIAGRLARYGDLLGPLINLNRAGRLP, via the coding sequence ATGACGCCCATCGCCGAGGTGGAGGGGCGGCGGATCGCCCTCAGCAATCTGGAGAAGGTCCTCTACCCGGCCACCGGCACCACCAAGGGTGAGGTCCTGCACTACTGCGCGACCTCGGCCGGCGCCCTGCTCAGCCATCTGGCCAATCGCCCCGTCTCCTTCCTCCGCTACCCGGACGGCCCCGCCGGCCAGCTCTTCTTCACCAAGAATCCGCCGCCGGGCACCCCGTCCTGGGTGCGCAGGGCCACGGTGCCCCGTTCGGCGGAGCAGAGCGCCGAGCAGGTGCTGGTGGAGGACCTGGCGACGCTGATGTGGGCGGCGAACCTGGTCGTGGAGTTCCACACTCCGCAGTGGCAGGTCGACAGCCCCGCCCGCGCCGACCGCATCGTCTTCGACCTGGACCCCGGCGAGCCCGCCACCGTGGTCGAGTGCTGCGCGGCGGCGCTCTGGCTGCGGGAGCGGCTGACGGTGGACGGGCTGAACGCGTACGCCAAGACCTCGGGCTCGAAGGGCCTGCATCTGCTCGTACCGCTGGAGCCGACCCCGTCGCGCGAGGTCTCCGCGTACGCCAAGTCGCTCGCCGTCGAGGCGGAGGCCGAGCTGCCGCATCTGGTGGTCCACCGGATGGCCCGCGCGCTCCGTCCCGGCAAGGTCTTCGTCGACCACAGCCAGAATTCGGCGGCGAAGACGACGGCGGCGCCGTACACACTGCGCGCCAGGACGGAACCGACCGTCTCCGCCCCGGTGTCCTGGGAAGAGGTCGGCGATTGCGCGGCGCCGGAGGACCTGGTCTTCCGCATCGGCGACATCGCGGGGCGATTGGCACGGTACGGGGATCTCCTCGGCCCGCTCATCAATCTCAACCGGGCGGGCCGCCTGCCGTGA
- a CDS encoding zinc-ribbon domain-containing protein, producing the protein MIIFGTKGYIYQLAILTLVCGQCGNPSAHTLRKRVSKFTLFFVPLFPYSTKHYTQCTFCGVEHQVPNEQAEQLLAQSASQAQQGIGQQHGANPFAQGGQGGQGGQPGGGNPFSQGGQGQQPGQGGNPYQR; encoded by the coding sequence ATGATCATCTTCGGGACCAAGGGCTACATCTACCAACTGGCGATACTGACGCTCGTGTGCGGCCAGTGCGGCAACCCGTCCGCGCACACACTGCGCAAGCGCGTCTCCAAGTTCACGCTGTTCTTCGTGCCGCTGTTCCCGTACTCGACGAAGCACTACACGCAGTGCACGTTCTGCGGCGTCGAGCACCAGGTGCCGAACGAGCAGGCCGAGCAGCTCCTCGCGCAGAGCGCGTCGCAGGCCCAGCAGGGCATCGGCCAGCAGCACGGCGCCAACCCGTTCGCGCAGGGCGGGCAGGGTGGCCAGGGCGGTCAGCCCGGCGGCGGGAACCCGTTCAGCCAGGGCGGCCAGGGGCAGCAGCCGGGCCAGGGCGGCAACCCGTACCAGCGCTGA
- a CDS encoding SH3 domain-containing protein, which produces MSQRSLRSSTPRLRGSFGPYVAALAVAAAALTATPALAAVPTPPPVGFNGHAGVDADAGRPGNAGPEAAGTVESAKTAETDAPAMTSGQYKGRVTARTGLLLRDRPSRGGRVIGSAEYGSIVHILCKTRGDEVNGNDRWYLLTDGNWAWGSAAYIENIGKAPRWC; this is translated from the coding sequence ATGTCCCAGCGTTCCCTGCGCTCCTCCACCCCGCGCCTCCGGGGTTCCTTCGGCCCGTACGTCGCGGCCCTCGCCGTCGCCGCCGCGGCACTGACCGCCACGCCCGCGCTGGCGGCGGTACCGACCCCGCCGCCCGTCGGCTTCAACGGCCACGCCGGCGTCGACGCCGACGCCGGCCGTCCCGGCAACGCCGGCCCCGAGGCCGCCGGGACCGTCGAGAGCGCCAAGACCGCCGAAACCGACGCCCCGGCGATGACCTCGGGCCAGTACAAGGGCCGCGTCACCGCCAGGACCGGACTCCTGCTGCGCGACAGGCCCTCCCGCGGCGGCCGGGTCATCGGCAGCGCCGAGTACGGCTCGATCGTCCACATCCTCTGCAAGACGCGGGGCGACGAAGTGAACGGGAACGACCGCTGGTACCTCCTCACGGACGGCAACTGGGCCTGGGGCTCGGCCGCGTACATCGAGAACATCGGCAAGGCGCCGCGCTGGTGCTGA
- a CDS encoding FtsW/RodA/SpoVE family cell cycle protein, with translation MTATTADSPPPELRLRKRRGVELSLLVCAVLIPLFGYVAVGLASDDAAPPDALRHSAGLGLLALVAHLAVRFRAPYADPLLLPIAVLLNGVGLVLLHRLDLATPGVRDAPAQLVWSTLGVGLFIVVVALLRDHRVLQRYAYLSVVAALVLMTVPIFFPAVNGARIWIRIDELSFQPGEFAKILLAVFFAAYLAANHGALAYTGRRIWKLQLPTGRVLGPIVAIWLLSVLVLVLERDLGTSLLFFGLFVILLYVATGRTGWIAVGLLLAGIGAFAVGRLEPHVHSRVQDWLHPFASIDAGQGPDQLAQSLFAFAAGGMFGTGLGLGRSVLIGFAAKSDFILATAGEELGLIGLTAIFLLYALLVARGYRTGLALRDPFGRLLAVGLASIVALQVFVIAGGVTGLIPLTGMAMPFLAQGGSSVVTNWIIVALLIRLSDSARRPRPETVETGVIAPTVIATDPQGRAGPAGPVERAGPAGPEPAGPADGPSAEPAAGGER, from the coding sequence ATGACCGCAACGACGGCGGACTCTCCCCCGCCCGAACTACGCCTCCGCAAGCGGCGCGGGGTCGAGCTCTCGCTCCTCGTGTGCGCCGTCCTCATCCCCCTCTTCGGTTACGTCGCCGTCGGCCTCGCCAGCGACGACGCCGCCCCGCCCGACGCACTGCGTCACAGCGCGGGGCTGGGTCTGCTGGCGCTCGTCGCGCATCTCGCGGTCCGGTTCCGCGCGCCGTACGCGGACCCGCTGCTGCTCCCGATCGCGGTCCTGCTCAACGGCGTCGGGCTCGTACTGCTCCACCGGCTGGACCTCGCCACCCCCGGCGTGCGGGACGCGCCCGCTCAGCTCGTCTGGTCGACCCTCGGTGTCGGGCTGTTCATCGTCGTCGTCGCGCTCCTGCGTGACCACCGGGTGCTTCAGCGGTACGCGTATCTGTCCGTGGTCGCCGCGCTGGTGCTGATGACCGTGCCGATCTTCTTCCCCGCCGTGAACGGCGCCCGGATCTGGATCCGGATCGACGAACTCTCCTTCCAGCCGGGCGAGTTCGCCAAGATCCTGCTCGCCGTCTTCTTCGCCGCCTACCTCGCGGCCAACCACGGCGCCCTCGCGTACACCGGCCGCCGGATCTGGAAGCTGCAACTGCCCACCGGAAGGGTGCTCGGCCCGATCGTCGCGATCTGGCTGCTCAGCGTCCTCGTACTGGTCCTGGAGCGCGACCTCGGCACCTCGCTGCTCTTCTTCGGGCTGTTCGTGATCCTGCTGTACGTGGCGACGGGCCGCACCGGCTGGATCGCGGTGGGGCTGCTGCTTGCCGGGATCGGCGCGTTCGCCGTCGGCCGGCTCGAACCACACGTCCACAGCCGGGTACAGGACTGGCTCCACCCGTTCGCCTCCATCGACGCCGGCCAGGGTCCCGACCAACTGGCCCAGTCCCTCTTCGCGTTCGCGGCGGGCGGCATGTTCGGTACGGGGCTGGGGCTCGGCCGGTCCGTCCTCATCGGCTTCGCCGCCAAGTCCGACTTCATCCTCGCGACGGCCGGCGAGGAGCTGGGGCTGATCGGCCTGACCGCGATCTTCCTGCTGTACGCGCTGCTCGTCGCCCGCGGCTACCGCACCGGGCTCGCCCTGCGCGACCCGTTCGGGCGGCTGCTCGCGGTCGGTCTGGCGTCGATCGTGGCCCTCCAGGTGTTCGTGATCGCGGGCGGGGTGACGGGGCTGATCCCGCTCACGGGCATGGCGATGCCGTTCCTGGCGCAGGGAGGTTCGTCGGTCGTCACCAACTGGATCATCGTGGCCCTGCTCATCCGGCTCAGCGACTCGGCGCGCAGGCCGCGTCCGGAGACGGTGGAGACGGGCGTCATCGCGCCGACGGTGATCGCGACGGATCCGCAGGGACGTGCGGGTCCGGCCGGACCCGTTGAACGTGCGGGTCCGGCCGGACCCGAACCAGCCGGACCGGCCGACGGGCCTTCGGCCGAACCGGCGGCCGGGGGCGAGCGATGA